In Pirellula sp. SH-Sr6A, the DNA window ACGTTCGTGTCGGGGCACCAAATCGTCCCCTTCCCCTTCAGGCCCCGCTTGCCGGTTGTCGCCGCGACCATTGGCGGAACTGTTAGCGCTCTCGAGACTCTCCATCACATCGGAGATGTTGTTGATGGCCTCGGAGACCATTTGCAACGTTGACTCCATCGCAGGTTCATTGAGTTGTTCGACTTCGTCAGGCGTCGGTGGGTCAAAATCGCGTTCGAAACCTGGCGCGTTGTCTCCTCGGCCAGAGATTCGTTCAGGCTCTAGCTGAATAACTTCCGCGTGCGACGAAGCCATCCGCAGAAAGAAGAGCAGGCCTAGCATCGCGACAGCCAGCCCGACCAAGACGAGCAAACTGGTAAGCAGGCTGGAGACGCGATCCACGCTATTCGCGCGCATCGAGCTCTCGTCGATCTCAAAGACGCTCGCGGTATTGGGTTTGGATGCTTTGTTCATAGGTGCTCAGGAGCGTGAATCAGTCGACAAATACGTAATCAGGTCGAACGGTGAGATACCACTGCCTCCAGCGGAGCACAGCCGTGGTGCGATGATTCGAGTTGATCTCTCCGTCTCGCGGCAAGTGATACGTGTCAAGTTGCCGAGAAATCAATCGCAAGGACGCTTCGGAGTAGCGAGCAACGGCAGCATCGGGGTCGGTCAGGCCATAAATGAGCGAAGGGACGAAATCGAGATCATCTCCCCGCCCTAGAAGCCTTGCGGCGAACTTCCGAGTGGCCGCATCGCGCGAATTCATCAACCGAGCGAACCGATTGAGCTGGTCTTTGCGCTCCTTAGGATCCTTGGGCAAGACCATTTGATCGGGGATCAACCCGTCCTTGCCATCCACCTTTGAACTGTCTTCGAGCATCTTCAATGCGTCGTCGATATTCGTGGCCGCGGTTCGGTTCATCAACTTTCCGTTCTTGACCACCACAGAGGTGGGATCGTCCGGTAACCCCTGACCTCCCAGCAAAACATCGTCGTGCAACTCACCGATCGCTTTTTGGGTACTGCGAATCAGGAACAGGATTGCGAAGCTGGTGCAGATATCGGGTCCCAGGGAACCATCGACATCTCCACCCTTCATCCCCCAGCCTCCCGAAGCGTCTTGAGCGGCGATCAGAGCTTCGACTCCGTCGTTATACCAGTCTGGACTCTTTTCCTTTTTTCCTTTGGTGATCTCGAGAAAGGACTCGTATCGTTCTTTGCTGTAGACGTAGTAGTAGTGCCACATCGCTCGCTGATACGGATGGGTATTGAACCAATTTTCCGCGCGCTTCACCACCGTTTCCACTTGGGACTTATCGACAGCAGCGGCCTTTTTTTTCTTTTCATCCGGATCGACGCGTTGGAAAGCTGTTGGAACGATTCCTTCTTCCTCTTGGTTCTGAGCCCATTTGCTGCGAAACAACCCGAGCGTGTCACCGGCGATCAAGTAACCTGAGAATCCAGCGGCAGTGAGGGAGTTGGTAACGCTGCTGTTCTGCCCGTTGGGATCGGGAGCTTGGTAGGCCCAGCCGCCGTCGTTCTTTTGTGCCGACGCGAGGAACTGCAAACAACGTCGCACGGGCTCTTGGGGGACTTCGATATTGGCTTGGCTCA includes these proteins:
- a CDS encoding prenyltransferase/squalene oxidase repeat-containing protein; this translates as MALELFRRRDRLSLHVFACIVLFGWLAVGGRSPALAQKYDPQHPVVLEMVKRGLDYLSKTAPSSYGEGGTMLAALAIYKADPEATPDHPRIKAGLQQAVEIARSMSGNSFQWGHDSMYSVPVAGMLLTSVDPAMYSAEIKTIRDVLIGVQRPNGGFGYMIESPYKTAGSGDISQTQYVMLCLWTMSQANIEVPQEPVRRCLQFLASAQKNDGGWAYQAPDPNGQNSSVTNSLTAAGFSGYLIAGDTLGLFRSKWAQNQEEEGIVPTAFQRVDPDEKKKKAAAVDKSQVETVVKRAENWFNTHPYQRAMWHYYYVYSKERYESFLEITKGKKEKSPDWYNDGVEALIAAQDASGGWGMKGGDVDGSLGPDICTSFAILFLIRSTQKAIGELHDDVLLGGQGLPDDPTSVVVKNGKLMNRTAATNIDDALKMLEDSSKVDGKDGLIPDQMVLPKDPKERKDQLNRFARLMNSRDAATRKFAARLLGRGDDLDFVPSLIYGLTDPDAAVARYSEASLRLISRQLDTYHLPRDGEINSNHRTTAVLRWRQWYLTVRPDYVFVD